From Motacilla alba alba isolate MOTALB_02 chromosome 20, Motacilla_alba_V1.0_pri, whole genome shotgun sequence, the proteins below share one genomic window:
- the SRC gene encoding proto-oncogene tyrosine-protein kinase Src isoform X1, whose protein sequence is MGSSKSKPKDPSQRRRSLEPTENTHHGGFPASQTPSKAAAPDAHRTPSRSFGTMAAESKLFGGFNTSDTVTSPQRAGALAGGVTTFVALYDYESRTETDLSFKKGERLQIVNNTRKVDVREGDWWLAHSLTTGQTGYIPSNYVAPSDSIQAEEWYFGKITRRESERLLLNPENPRGTFLVRESETTKGAYCLSVSDFDNAKGLNVKHYKIRKLDSGGFYITSRTQFNSLQQLVAYYSKHADGLCHRLTNICPTSKPQTQGLAKDAWEIPRESLRLEVKLGQGCFGEVWMGTWNGTTRVAIKTLKPGTMSPEAFLQEAQVMKKLRHEKLVQLYAVVSEEPIYIVTEYMSKGSLLDFLKGEMGKYLRLPQLVDMAAQIASGMAYVERMNYVHRDLRAANILVGENLVCKVADFGLARLIEDNEYTARQGAKFPIKWTAPEAALYGRFTIKSDVWSFGILLTELTTKGRVPYPGMVNREVLDQVERGYRMPCPPECPESLHDLMCQCWRKDPEERPTFEYLQAFLEDYFTSTEPQYQPGENL, encoded by the exons ATGGGGAGCAGCAAGAGCAAGCCCAAAGACCCCAGCCAGCGCCGGCGCAGCCTGGAGCCCACAGAGAACACCCACCATGGGGGTTTCCCAGCCTCGCAGACACCCAGCAAGGCGGCTGCTCCCGACGCCCACCGCACCCCCAGCCGCTCCTTCGGGACCATGGCTGCCGAATCCAAGCTCTTTGGGGGCTTCAACACCTCTGACACGGTCACCTCGCCGCAGCGTGCCGGGGCGCTGGCTG GGGGAGTCACCACCTTCGTAGCCCTCTACGACTACGAGTCCCGCACGGAAACAGACTTGTCCTTCAAGAAAGGAGAGCGCCTGCAAATCGTCAACAACAc GAGAAAAGTGGATGTCAG GGAAGGTGACTGGTGGCTGGCTCATTCCCTCACTACAGGACAGACGGGCTACATCCCCAGTAACTATGTCGCGCCCTCAGACTCCATCCAGGCTGAAGA GTGGTATTTTGGGAAGATCACTCGCCGGGAATCCGAGCGGCTGCTGCTCAACCCCGAGAACCCCCGAGGGACCTTCCTGGTCCGGGAGAGCGAGACCACGAaag gTGCCTACTGCCTCTCCGTGTCTGACTTTGACAACGCCAAGGGGCTCAACGTGAAGCACTACAAGATCCGCAAGCTGGACAGCGGCGGCTTCTACATCACCTCCCGCACCCAGTTcaacagcctgcagcagctggtggccTACTACTCCA AACATGCTGATGGCCTGTGCCACCGTCTCACCAACATCTGCCCCACGTCCAAGCCCCAGACCCAAGGCCTTGCCAAGGATGCCTGGGAAATCCCCCGGGAATCGCTGCGGCTGGAGGTCaagctgggacagggctgcttcGGAGAGGTGTGGATGG GGACCTGGAATGGCACCACCCGGGTGGCCATCAAGACCCTGAAGCCTGGCACCATGTCCCCAGAGGCCTTCCTGCAGGAAGCCCAGGTCATGAAGAAGCTCCGACATGAGAAGCTGGTTCAGCTCTACGCTGTGGTGTCAGAGGAGCCCATTTACATTGTCACTGAGTACATGAGCAAGG GGAGCCTCCTGGACTTCCTGAAGGGTGAGATGGGCAAGTACCTGCGGCTGCCCCAGCTCGTGGACATGGCTGCTCAG ATCGCATCGGGCATGGCCTACGTGGAGAGGATGAACTATGTCCACCGGGACCTACGGGCAGCCAACATCCTGGTGGGGGAGAACCTGGTGTGCAAAGTGGCTGATTTTGGCTTGGCACGACTCATTGAGGACAACGAGTACACGGCTCGGCAAG GTGCAAAGTTCCCCATCAAGTGGACGGCCCCCGAAGCAGCTCTGTACGGCAGGTTTACCATCAAGTCAGACGTCTGGTCCTTTGGCATCCTCTTGACCGAGCTGACCACCAAGGGCAGAGTGCCATACCCAG GGATGGTGAACCGGGAGGTGCTGGACCAGGTGGAGCGGGGGTACCGCATGCCCTGCCCGCCCGAGTGCCCCGAGTCCCTGCACGACCTCATGTGCCAGTGCTGGCGGAAGGACCCGGAGGAGAGACCCACCTTCGAGTACCTGCAGGCTTTCCTGGAGGACTACTTCACCTCGACAGAGCCCCAGTACCAGCCTGGAGAGAACCTATAG
- the SRC gene encoding proto-oncogene tyrosine-protein kinase Src isoform X2, with translation MGSSKSKPKDPSQRRRSLEPTENTHHGGFPASQTPSKAAAPDAHRTPSRSFGTMAAESKLFGGFNTSDTVTSPQRAGALAGGVTTFVALYDYESRTETDLSFKKGERLQIVNNTEGDWWLAHSLTTGQTGYIPSNYVAPSDSIQAEEWYFGKITRRESERLLLNPENPRGTFLVRESETTKGAYCLSVSDFDNAKGLNVKHYKIRKLDSGGFYITSRTQFNSLQQLVAYYSKHADGLCHRLTNICPTSKPQTQGLAKDAWEIPRESLRLEVKLGQGCFGEVWMGTWNGTTRVAIKTLKPGTMSPEAFLQEAQVMKKLRHEKLVQLYAVVSEEPIYIVTEYMSKGSLLDFLKGEMGKYLRLPQLVDMAAQIASGMAYVERMNYVHRDLRAANILVGENLVCKVADFGLARLIEDNEYTARQGAKFPIKWTAPEAALYGRFTIKSDVWSFGILLTELTTKGRVPYPGMVNREVLDQVERGYRMPCPPECPESLHDLMCQCWRKDPEERPTFEYLQAFLEDYFTSTEPQYQPGENL, from the exons ATGGGGAGCAGCAAGAGCAAGCCCAAAGACCCCAGCCAGCGCCGGCGCAGCCTGGAGCCCACAGAGAACACCCACCATGGGGGTTTCCCAGCCTCGCAGACACCCAGCAAGGCGGCTGCTCCCGACGCCCACCGCACCCCCAGCCGCTCCTTCGGGACCATGGCTGCCGAATCCAAGCTCTTTGGGGGCTTCAACACCTCTGACACGGTCACCTCGCCGCAGCGTGCCGGGGCGCTGGCTG GGGGAGTCACCACCTTCGTAGCCCTCTACGACTACGAGTCCCGCACGGAAACAGACTTGTCCTTCAAGAAAGGAGAGCGCCTGCAAATCGTCAACAACAc GGAAGGTGACTGGTGGCTGGCTCATTCCCTCACTACAGGACAGACGGGCTACATCCCCAGTAACTATGTCGCGCCCTCAGACTCCATCCAGGCTGAAGA GTGGTATTTTGGGAAGATCACTCGCCGGGAATCCGAGCGGCTGCTGCTCAACCCCGAGAACCCCCGAGGGACCTTCCTGGTCCGGGAGAGCGAGACCACGAaag gTGCCTACTGCCTCTCCGTGTCTGACTTTGACAACGCCAAGGGGCTCAACGTGAAGCACTACAAGATCCGCAAGCTGGACAGCGGCGGCTTCTACATCACCTCCCGCACCCAGTTcaacagcctgcagcagctggtggccTACTACTCCA AACATGCTGATGGCCTGTGCCACCGTCTCACCAACATCTGCCCCACGTCCAAGCCCCAGACCCAAGGCCTTGCCAAGGATGCCTGGGAAATCCCCCGGGAATCGCTGCGGCTGGAGGTCaagctgggacagggctgcttcGGAGAGGTGTGGATGG GGACCTGGAATGGCACCACCCGGGTGGCCATCAAGACCCTGAAGCCTGGCACCATGTCCCCAGAGGCCTTCCTGCAGGAAGCCCAGGTCATGAAGAAGCTCCGACATGAGAAGCTGGTTCAGCTCTACGCTGTGGTGTCAGAGGAGCCCATTTACATTGTCACTGAGTACATGAGCAAGG GGAGCCTCCTGGACTTCCTGAAGGGTGAGATGGGCAAGTACCTGCGGCTGCCCCAGCTCGTGGACATGGCTGCTCAG ATCGCATCGGGCATGGCCTACGTGGAGAGGATGAACTATGTCCACCGGGACCTACGGGCAGCCAACATCCTGGTGGGGGAGAACCTGGTGTGCAAAGTGGCTGATTTTGGCTTGGCACGACTCATTGAGGACAACGAGTACACGGCTCGGCAAG GTGCAAAGTTCCCCATCAAGTGGACGGCCCCCGAAGCAGCTCTGTACGGCAGGTTTACCATCAAGTCAGACGTCTGGTCCTTTGGCATCCTCTTGACCGAGCTGACCACCAAGGGCAGAGTGCCATACCCAG GGATGGTGAACCGGGAGGTGCTGGACCAGGTGGAGCGGGGGTACCGCATGCCCTGCCCGCCCGAGTGCCCCGAGTCCCTGCACGACCTCATGTGCCAGTGCTGGCGGAAGGACCCGGAGGAGAGACCCACCTTCGAGTACCTGCAGGCTTTCCTGGAGGACTACTTCACCTCGACAGAGCCCCAGTACCAGCCTGGAGAGAACCTATAG